The following are encoded in a window of Vigna unguiculata cultivar IT97K-499-35 chromosome 8, ASM411807v1, whole genome shotgun sequence genomic DNA:
- the LOC114192992 gene encoding inositol-pentakisphosphate 2-kinase-like, whose protein sequence is MALTLKEEDAADWVYRGEGAVNLVLAYAGSSPSFIGKVIRLRKAPKNGLEAKGVSVRNSIALTPQERILWKDVDQLISSSDKEIVGQLYVEHVMKPLLGSNYVDAGTHILVTREFLELVEKNVTDQRPVWRVDAAQVDTHCDFGLLMSDHSLFAHGSPRPSPCISVEIKPKCGFLPFSRFISEGNASKRRITRFEMHQILKLHQGEISRLSEYNPLDLFSGSTERIQKAIKGLLITPQNNFRVFLNGSLILGGLGGVAKNTDVCIAQKFEDELKSVIEVDDGLCTENLLNLVTEALQKSGVLDKLLEVQKLDSVDIEGVIHAYYNITSEQCMVCKELSEEQAKIYASLHSASFDESLRIVKDYLIAATAKDCSLMLCFRPRNEEDSGLVYNNVYLESTKQTFDFKVYFIDLDLKRLSKVRDYYELDKKIVSRYRQKIKMDRGRNEVTGLKACNGHPLPATGIAVVEQL, encoded by the exons ATGGCACTCACTTTGAAAGAGGAGGATGCAGCTGATTGGGTTTACAGAGGAGAAGGAGCTGTTAATCTTGTGCTCGCTTACGCTGGATCCTCTCCTTCTTTT ATTGGGAAAGTGATCCGATTACGTAAGGCTCCGAAGAATGGATTGGAGGCAAAGGGTGTGAGTGTGAGGAATAGCATAGCTTTGACTCCTCAAGAACGTATCCTCTGGAAAGATGTGGATCAACTTATTTCCTCTTCTGACAAGGAAATTGTTGGTCAACTATATGTGGAGCATGTCATGAAGCCCTTACTTGGTTCCAATTATGTTGATGCTGgg ACGCACATCCTGGTGACCAGGGAATTCCTTGAGTTAGTTGAGAAGAATGTTACTGATCAACGTCCTGTGTGGCGAGTTGATGCTGCGCAGGTTGATACACATTGTGATTTTGGCCTTCTCATGTCCGATCATTCACTTTTTGCTCATG GAAGTCCAAGACCTAGCCCCTGCATATCTGTTGAGATAAAG CCCAAATGTGGATTCCTTCCATTTTCAAGATTCATATCTGAAGGAAATGCTAGCAAAAGGAGAATAACACGATTTGAAATGCACCAAATACTGAAATTGCATCAAGGAGAG ATATCACGGCTAAGTGAGTACAATCCCCTTGATCTATTCTCTGGATCTACGGAAAGAATTCAGAAAGCTATTAAAGGTCTCCTTATAACTCCTCAAAACAATTTCCGTGTATTTTTAAATGGCTCTCTCATACTTGGAGGTCTAGGAGGTGTTGCAAAAAATACAGATGTGTGTATTGCTCAAAAATTTGAAGATGAGCTTAAGTCGGTCATTGAAGTTGATGATGGTCTGTGCACAGAGAACTTACTTAATCTTGTTACTGAGGCTTTGCAAAAGTCAGGAGTTCTTGATAAGCTCCTGGAGGTTCAGAAGCTTGATAGTGTTGACATAGAAGGAGTCATTCATGCATATTATAACATTACTTCTGAACAGTGCATGGTGTGTAAGGAATTGAGTGAAGAACAGGCAAAAATATATGCCTCTTTGCATTCAGCTTCATTTGATGAAAGCTTGAGAATAGTAAAGGACTACCTGATAGCAGCAACTGCAAAAGACTGCAGTTTGATGTTGTGTTTTAGACCAAGGAATGAGGAGGATTCTGGATTGGTGTACAATAATGTATACCTTGAGTCAACTAAGCAGACCTTTGATTTTAAG GTGTATTTTATCGACCTTGATTTAAAACGCTTGAGTAAAGTGAGAGACTACTATGAATTAGATAAGAAGATAGTGAGCCGCTACAGACAAAAGATCAAAATGGATCGAGGAAGAAATGAAGTGACAGGCTTGAAGGCATGTAATGGT CATCCTCTGCCTGCTACAGGGATTGCTGTAGTGGAGCAGTTGTAG